Sequence from the Xenorhabdus nematophila ATCC 19061 genome:
CGTTGGTGGGCGACAAAGAAATCATCAAAACCGGCATGTGCAAAGAGATTGAGCGCTGCCAGACGGCCATTGAGCTGGCAGAACAGGGCAAAAATGTGGCAGTGGTGTGTAGCGGTGATGCAGGTATTTATGGCATGGCGGGATTAATCCTGGAGTTGGTCAGCCAGCAAAAGCGCAATGTGGAAGTCAGGCTGGTGGCGGGTGTCACAGCCAGTACAGCTTGTGCTGCTTTGCTTGGTGCCCCCTTGATGCACGATTTTTGTCATATCAGCTTAAGCGACCTGCTCACACCGTGGGACGTGATTGAAAAGAGAGTCCGGGCAGCGGCAGAAGCGGATTTTGTGGTCTGTTTCTACAACCCCCGCAGCAGGGGACGGGAAGAACATCTGGCCCGGGCATTTTCCCTGATGGCGCCGTGGACATCGGCAGATACCCCGGTTGGGGTCGTGAAGGCCGCAGGCCGCAAGCATGAAGATAAATGGCTGACAACCTTTGGTGCAATGGATTTTTCCCGTGTTGATATGCGCAGTCTGGTGATTGTCGGCAATCGGTCCACCTACATACGTGATGGGCTAATGATTACCCCGCGAGGCTACAAACTATGAAACGGTCACCTATCCACATTTTCGGCGGTACGAGTGATGCCCGCCAAATCTGCGCGATGATGGACATTGCCGGCATAGATTATTGCTTGTCGGTGGCAACACTGACCGGAGCACAGCAGGCGAGGGAGATTGGCGGTGAAATTGTCATTGGCCGGATGGAATCAGAAGAGATGGCCAAGTACCTGCAACAGCGTGGAACAAGAGTTGTCATTGATGCCTCTCATCCTTATGCAGAACGATTGAGCCAGAATATTGTCAGCGCCTGCCAGAAGTTAGGCATTCCTCTTATTCGTTATGTCCGTCCCAGCGATATTGATGTGGTTGAACATCCCCTGATCCATAAAGTGACAACAATAGAGCAGGCGTGTGAAGCAGCCTCTGGCTTAGGTGCAAGAATCTTGCTGACCACAGGCAGTAAACAATTGGCCGATTACTTAATGCACTTAAAAGGAAAAACAGTACTGGCACGTGTATTGCCGACCGCCGAAGTGTTGGCGATGTGTGAAGCCTGTGATTTATCTGTCGATCAGATTTTTGCCCTGAAGGGTCCGTTCAGTGCTGATTTCAATCGGGCATTTTACCAATTTTGTCAGGCGGAGGTGGTGATCACGAAGGAATCCGGTGAGCAGGGGGGATTTAAAGAAAAAATTGAACCCTGTCTTTCCCTTGGGCTGCCCTGCATCGTGATTTGCCGCCCAAGTTATCCCTTTACCAGTGAAGGGATAACGCAGGTCAATGGATTGGAAGAGATGGAACGTTTTTTAACCCGAAAAACGTGGCAAGGATAAGTGAGCAAAAATAAATCGGCGGATTTTTCAATACAGGTAACCAATAAGGAAGGGCGAAATGAAAAAAGCATTATTGGTGATAAGTTTCGGGACCAGTTACCCGGAAACGCGACGAAATAATATTGAAGCCTGTGAGCAACAATTAGCGTCAGTTTTTCCGGACAGAGAACTCTTTCGGGCATTTACCTCCGGCATGATCATCCGCAAATTACGCCAGCGCGATGGTATCCATGTTGACACTCCCCACGAGGCGTTAACCAGACTGCATCACGCCGG
This genomic interval carries:
- a CDS encoding precorrin-3B C(17)-methyltransferase, with product MLTVIGIGPGSEAMMTQEAITALKAADIVVGYKTYTHLVKPLVGDKEIIKTGMCKEIERCQTAIELAEQGKNVAVVCSGDAGIYGMAGLILELVSQQKRNVEVRLVAGVTASTACAALLGAPLMHDFCHISLSDLLTPWDVIEKRVRAAAEADFVVCFYNPRSRGREEHLARAFSLMAPWTSADTPVGVVKAAGRKHEDKWLTTFGAMDFSRVDMRSLVIVGNRSTYIRDGLMITPRGYKL
- a CDS encoding cobalt-precorrin-6A reductase, which codes for MKRSPIHIFGGTSDARQICAMMDIAGIDYCLSVATLTGAQQAREIGGEIVIGRMESEEMAKYLQQRGTRVVIDASHPYAERLSQNIVSACQKLGIPLIRYVRPSDIDVVEHPLIHKVTTIEQACEAASGLGARILLTTGSKQLADYLMHLKGKTVLARVLPTAEVLAMCEACDLSVDQIFALKGPFSADFNRAFYQFCQAEVVITKESGEQGGFKEKIEPCLSLGLPCIVICRPSYPFTSEGITQVNGLEEMERFLTRKTWQG